In Quercus robur chromosome 11, dhQueRobu3.1, whole genome shotgun sequence, the following proteins share a genomic window:
- the LOC126705231 gene encoding uncharacterized protein LOC126705231 — translation MEIYNKNEQKTAGHTMGNFNHETGVYQVVMPYNDHRGGGGNHSHEVPVFARTCGCGKWQNLKIPCSHGIKVLQGRHLDATSYIDPCYNLNNAIHTYSHHFVVPSSESLWRDIRGPQWVPDPQLLRAKGRPMKSRLRNEMDGVQ, via the coding sequence ATGGAgatttataacaaaaatgagCAGAAAACCGCAGGACACACTATGGGGAATTTTAATCATGAAACTGGTGTATATCAAGTGGTTATGCCGTACAATGACCATAGAGGTGGAGGGGGAAACCACAGTCATGAAGTGCCTGTATTTGCTAGAACATGTGGTTGTGGAAAGTGGCAAAACTTGaagatcccttgttcacatGGAATTAAAGTTCTTCAAGGTCGGCATCTCGATGCGACCAGCTATATTGACCCATGTTACAATTTGAACAACGCAATTCACACATATTCACATCATTTTGTGGTGCCAAGTTCAGAGTCATTGTGGAGGGACATTCGCGGACCACAGTGGGTGCCTGACCCACAGCTGTTGCGGGCCAAAGGTCGTCCTATGAAGTCAAGattaaggaatgaaatggatggGGTACAATGA